One genomic segment of Paenibacillus xylanexedens includes these proteins:
- the urtA gene encoding urea ABC transporter substrate-binding protein — protein sequence MKKRSVKLWSILLGAVIVMTGCVEGTAPPEASGSGGTGEPAASGDTIKVGILHSLSGTMAISEVSVKDAEMLAIEEINAAGGVLGKQIEPVIEDGASDWPTFAEKAGKLLQQDKVAAVFGGWTSASRKAMLPVFEQNKGLLFYPVQYEGLESSPNIFYTGATTNQQIVPSVTWLLENRGKTFYLLGSDYVFPKTANQVIKAQLAAEGGEVVGEEYTPLGHTDYSTIISKIKAAKPDIVYNTLNGDSNVAFFKQLKDAGISSDQMTTLSVSVAEEEIRGIGADVLKGHLASWNYYQTTDTPENATFVAKYKEKYGADRVTADPIEAGYVAVYLWKAAVEKAGSTDVEKVKAAAKGLEFDAPEGKVTVDGENQHIYKTVRIGEVQEDGQFKELWNSGEPVKPDPYLKTYEWGASLSAK from the coding sequence TTGAAGAAGAGGTCGGTCAAGTTATGGAGTATTTTGCTGGGTGCGGTCATTGTGATGACAGGATGTGTGGAGGGCACTGCGCCGCCTGAAGCTTCGGGTTCAGGTGGTACAGGAGAGCCGGCTGCATCCGGTGATACGATTAAAGTTGGCATTCTTCACTCTCTCAGCGGAACGATGGCGATCAGTGAAGTATCTGTTAAAGATGCGGAGATGCTTGCCATTGAAGAGATCAACGCCGCGGGCGGAGTTTTGGGTAAACAGATTGAGCCTGTAATTGAGGATGGCGCTTCGGATTGGCCTACTTTTGCGGAGAAGGCTGGAAAGTTACTGCAACAGGATAAGGTCGCTGCTGTATTTGGTGGATGGACCTCTGCAAGTCGGAAGGCTATGCTCCCGGTGTTTGAACAGAATAAAGGTTTATTGTTTTACCCGGTGCAATATGAGGGATTGGAATCGTCGCCAAATATTTTTTATACAGGAGCAACAACCAATCAGCAGATCGTTCCATCCGTAACCTGGTTACTGGAGAACAGGGGCAAGACGTTTTATCTGCTCGGTTCAGATTATGTATTCCCAAAAACGGCCAATCAGGTCATTAAGGCACAACTCGCAGCAGAAGGCGGCGAAGTAGTGGGTGAAGAATACACACCGCTGGGTCATACCGATTATAGTACCATCATTAGCAAAATCAAAGCTGCAAAGCCGGATATTGTATACAATACGCTGAACGGAGATAGCAATGTGGCCTTCTTCAAACAATTGAAGGATGCTGGAATCTCCTCGGATCAGATGACGACCCTCTCGGTGAGTGTAGCGGAGGAAGAAATCCGTGGCATTGGTGCAGACGTATTGAAGGGACATCTGGCTTCGTGGAATTATTATCAGACAACGGATACACCTGAGAATGCAACATTTGTTGCCAAGTATAAAGAAAAATACGGTGCTGATCGAGTGACAGCTGATCCGATTGAAGCGGGATATGTGGCGGTTTATCTCTGGAAGGCAGCGGTGGAAAAAGCAGGATCAACCGACGTGGAGAAGGTGAAGGCAGCTGCCAAGGGTCTGGAGTTTGATGCCCCGGAAGGTAAGGTAACCGTGGATGGAGAGAATCAGCATATCTACAAAACCGTACGGATCGGTGAGGTGCAGGAGGATGGGCAGTTCAAGGAATTGTGGAATTCTGGTGAGCCTGTCAAGCCGGACCCTTATCTGAAAACGTATGAATGGGGAGCTTCCCTCAGCGCTAAATAA
- the urtB gene encoding urea ABC transporter permease subunit UrtB, whose translation MDMFILQMFNGLSISSILLLIALGLAVTFGLMNVINMAHGELIMIGAYATYVTQNLFMSYAPAAWFGAYFIVALPIAFIVAALIGWLLEVVLIRHLYGRPLDSLLATWGVGMMLQQLARTIFGAPNVGVSSPAWLNGGLAISDGIVFPYKRIFIIALVAVVLLCMYLYIYRTSSGRRMRAVMQNRSMAGCLGISTRRVDGMTFAIGSGIAGIAGCALTLIGPIGPSLGTYYIVDAFMVVVLGGVGKLVGTVCGALGIGMFNTLFETYTSASIGKVLVFVCIVAFLQWKPRGLVAMRTRSLD comes from the coding sequence ATGGATATGTTTATCCTGCAGATGTTCAATGGTCTGAGTATCAGTTCAATTCTGTTGTTGATTGCATTGGGGCTTGCGGTAACGTTTGGACTGATGAATGTCATCAATATGGCTCACGGTGAACTGATCATGATCGGTGCATATGCAACATATGTAACACAAAATCTGTTCATGTCCTATGCTCCAGCGGCGTGGTTTGGTGCCTACTTTATTGTGGCTCTGCCGATTGCGTTCATTGTAGCGGCTCTGATTGGCTGGTTGCTTGAAGTGGTGCTGATCCGGCATCTATATGGCAGGCCGCTGGACAGTCTGCTGGCGACATGGGGTGTAGGCATGATGCTGCAACAACTGGCCCGTACGATATTCGGAGCGCCAAACGTGGGAGTATCCAGTCCGGCTTGGCTCAATGGGGGATTGGCGATCTCGGATGGTATTGTATTTCCGTATAAACGAATCTTCATTATCGCACTGGTTGCGGTTGTGCTGCTGTGTATGTATCTCTATATCTATCGAACATCTTCCGGAAGACGAATGAGGGCTGTAATGCAAAATCGGAGCATGGCGGGGTGTCTTGGGATTTCGACCCGGCGGGTGGATGGCATGACCTTTGCGATTGGTTCGGGCATTGCCGGAATTGCTGGCTGTGCATTAACGCTCATTGGTCCGATTGGTCCTTCGCTTGGTACGTATTATATTGTGGATGCGTTCATGGTCGTTGTCCTGGGTGGCGTAGGGAAATTGGTCGGAACCGTGTGTGGTGCATTGGGGATTGGTATGTTCAACACGCTGTTCGAAACCTATACATCGGCCTCCATTGGCAAGGTGCTTGTGTTTGTATGTATCGTTGCTTTCCTGCAATGGAAACCACGCGGATTGGTCGCGATGCGTACACGGAGTCTCGATTAA
- the urtC gene encoding urea ABC transporter permease subunit UrtC has product MSALLKTGSLKMRIIWAVVLIMMCLAPLISTEFRLSLLAKFLALAILAIGLDLIWGYGGVLSLGHGVFFGLGGYAMAMYLKLQASGATLPDFMGWSGLSGLPWFWEPFRSFPVALLLGIALPALLAFALGWFTFRNRITGVYFTILTQALVLIMVTLFVGKQEWTGGTNGITGYNSIFGFTLHSAGTTIALYYITLAVLVIAYVLCRRMVNSRFGQVLEAARDGENRVRFLGYDPAGYKTLAFAFSGALAGIAGMLFVLQVGIISPSMMGIVPSIEMVLWVALGGRGTLIGAVIGAVVLNAAKTGISEAYPEGWLFVIGGLFVTVVLFMPNGIVGVYRHVVRLLKRRGESAHVQVTREKPEVY; this is encoded by the coding sequence ATGTCCGCTTTACTCAAGACCGGCAGTCTGAAAATGAGGATTATCTGGGCGGTTGTGCTGATCATGATGTGTCTTGCTCCATTAATCTCCACGGAGTTTCGTCTGAGTCTGTTAGCCAAGTTTTTGGCACTGGCAATCCTGGCCATCGGTCTCGATCTGATATGGGGATATGGGGGTGTGCTGAGCCTTGGGCATGGGGTGTTCTTCGGTCTGGGTGGGTACGCGATGGCGATGTATCTGAAGCTTCAGGCCAGTGGAGCAACGCTTCCTGACTTCATGGGATGGAGTGGTCTCAGTGGTCTGCCGTGGTTCTGGGAACCATTTCGCTCTTTCCCGGTGGCGCTGTTATTGGGGATAGCCCTTCCAGCATTGCTTGCCTTTGCTCTGGGGTGGTTTACGTTCCGCAACCGGATCACCGGTGTTTATTTTACCATCCTGACTCAAGCTTTGGTTCTTATTATGGTAACACTCTTTGTTGGTAAACAGGAATGGACGGGTGGGACAAATGGCATCACCGGATATAATTCGATCTTTGGTTTTACACTTCATTCCGCTGGAACGACGATTGCTCTCTACTATATAACGCTTGCTGTTCTGGTGATCGCGTATGTGCTCTGTCGTCGAATGGTGAACAGTCGGTTCGGCCAAGTGCTCGAAGCTGCGCGTGATGGAGAGAATCGGGTGCGATTCCTCGGATATGATCCGGCAGGATATAAAACGCTGGCTTTTGCTTTTTCCGGTGCGCTTGCAGGCATCGCGGGCATGTTGTTTGTTCTTCAGGTGGGTATTATCTCGCCATCCATGATGGGGATTGTGCCCTCCATTGAGATGGTCCTGTGGGTTGCGCTGGGTGGTCGCGGTACTCTTATTGGAGCGGTCATCGGAGCGGTGGTGCTGAATGCAGCCAAAACAGGCATAAGTGAGGCTTATCCCGAAGGATGGTTGTTTGTCATTGGTGGGCTCTTTGTAACGGTCGTTTTGTTCATGCCAAACGGTATTGTAGGTGTATATCGTCATGTCGTTCGCTTGCTGAAGCGGAGAGGAGAGAGTGCGCATGTCCAAGTCACTCGGGAAAAACCTGAAGTCTACTGA
- the urtD gene encoding urea ABC transporter ATP-binding protein UrtD, protein MSKSLGKNLKSTEESTVLVAEDITVAFGGFVAVKGMNLKLHEHDLHFLIGPNGAGKTTMLDVICGKTKPMSGSVKMADGTELTRLKEHQIVRKGVGRKFQAPSIFAGLTVQENLTLAAETRRSPLQAIGIRRYGKMSAAMERVTLQIGLQDRVDARAGALSHGEKQWLEIGMLLLQEPRVLLLDEPAAGMTDEETHKTGRLLQEIARERSVVVVEHDMEFVREFAAKVTVMHEGKLLKEGTMAEVQADPKVAEVYLGKRRDDHAVAATN, encoded by the coding sequence ATGTCCAAGTCACTCGGGAAAAACCTGAAGTCTACTGAGGAATCGACAGTGTTGGTAGCCGAGGATATTACAGTGGCCTTTGGTGGGTTCGTTGCTGTCAAAGGCATGAATCTGAAGCTGCACGAACATGACTTGCATTTTCTGATCGGACCCAATGGTGCTGGGAAAACAACGATGCTGGATGTGATATGCGGCAAAACAAAACCCATGTCCGGCTCGGTGAAGATGGCGGATGGTACGGAATTAACACGACTGAAGGAGCACCAGATTGTTCGCAAAGGTGTGGGACGCAAATTCCAGGCGCCATCGATCTTTGCAGGTCTGACGGTGCAGGAGAATCTGACGCTGGCGGCGGAGACTCGCCGTTCTCCTTTGCAAGCCATTGGCATTCGGAGATATGGGAAAATGAGTGCTGCCATGGAGCGTGTTACCCTCCAGATTGGTCTGCAAGATCGCGTTGATGCTCGTGCAGGAGCGTTGTCGCATGGGGAGAAGCAGTGGCTGGAGATCGGCATGTTGCTTCTGCAGGAGCCGCGGGTGTTGTTGCTGGACGAACCAGCCGCAGGCATGACGGATGAAGAAACACATAAGACCGGGCGACTTCTGCAAGAGATTGCGCGTGAACGCTCGGTTGTGGTGGTGGAGCATGATATGGAGTTTGTGCGAGAGTTCGCAGCCAAGGTAACGGTGATGCATGAAGGGAAACTGCTGAAGGAAGGTACGATGGCGGAGGTACAGGCAGACCCGAAAGTGGCAGAAGTGTATCTGGGCAAAAGGAGGGATGACCATGCTGTCGCTGCAACGAATTGA
- the urtE gene encoding urea ABC transporter ATP-binding subunit UrtE, whose protein sequence is MLSLQRIESGYGESNVLRGVNLDVQPGQVVCLMGRNGVGKTTLMKTLMGLLKTRKGSIRWQNQELSTLDTAKRARAGIGYVPQGREIFPQLTVKENLLLGLETSAPGVKTFPEDVLAMFPVLATMYGRQGGDLSGGQQQQLAFARALASRPGLLLLDEPTEGIQPSIVEDIRQVILQLKAKGNLSVLLVEQSIDFVRSAADYIYIMDKGTITLHGTPQELDMSQFEHHLSV, encoded by the coding sequence ATGCTGTCGCTGCAACGAATTGAATCCGGCTACGGGGAAAGCAATGTGCTTCGTGGTGTGAACCTGGATGTACAGCCTGGACAGGTGGTGTGTCTGATGGGCCGTAACGGTGTAGGGAAAACAACGTTGATGAAAACATTAATGGGGCTGCTCAAAACACGTAAGGGCAGTATTCGGTGGCAAAACCAGGAGTTATCCACCTTGGACACAGCCAAGCGGGCAAGGGCAGGGATCGGTTATGTACCGCAGGGGCGGGAGATTTTCCCGCAGCTTACGGTGAAAGAAAATTTGTTGCTCGGTCTGGAGACAAGTGCGCCGGGAGTAAAAACGTTCCCGGAGGATGTACTGGCGATGTTTCCAGTGCTTGCGACGATGTATGGACGGCAGGGCGGGGATCTGAGTGGTGGACAGCAACAACAGTTGGCATTCGCCCGGGCACTGGCTTCGCGTCCGGGGTTGTTGCTCCTTGATGAGCCGACAGAAGGCATCCAGCCTTCTATCGTGGAGGACATTCGGCAGGTTATTTTGCAGCTCAAGGCAAAGGGGAACCTCTCGGTTCTGCTGGTAGAGCAGAGTATCGATTTTGTACGAAGTGCCGCAGACTACATCTATATCATGGACAAAGGGACCATAACCCTGCATGGGACACCGCAAGAACTGGATATGTCGCAGTTTGAACATCATCTCTCCGTATAG
- a CDS encoding urease accessory protein UreF: MNRGNKLLDYVKLLDSSIQVGGFTHSFGMDIHIREGTIRNAEDLESFMRCQLHPSIVRLEGMAIKGIYTAADHKDTWRIALIDKLVHVQRTPGDLREQAAAMGKRLIRLARALHPWIEFSQLEQIFAKYDSVGCLSTVHAWINHHLDIPVEEAVLGYLHSAMNACITEASKVIPLNNDTTKDLMVRLATDLENEWKTVSASAADGLAQPTSMSMKSFFPSFHMLGAGLHAYRA; this comes from the coding sequence GTGAACCGTGGGAATAAGCTGCTCGATTATGTCAAACTGCTTGATTCCTCTATTCAGGTTGGAGGGTTCACCCATTCCTTCGGCATGGATATCCATATCAGGGAGGGTACCATTCGTAATGCTGAAGATCTCGAATCATTCATGCGTTGTCAGTTGCATCCCAGCATCGTTCGTCTTGAAGGTATGGCCATCAAAGGCATCTATACCGCAGCAGATCACAAGGATACATGGCGGATAGCTCTGATCGACAAGCTCGTCCATGTTCAGCGAACCCCTGGAGATCTCAGAGAACAAGCTGCCGCCATGGGTAAACGATTGATCAGACTCGCACGCGCTCTGCACCCCTGGATTGAATTCAGCCAGCTCGAACAGATTTTTGCCAAATACGATTCGGTTGGCTGCCTCTCCACTGTTCATGCCTGGATTAACCACCACCTCGACATCCCGGTCGAAGAGGCGGTCCTTGGTTACCTGCATTCAGCCATGAATGCCTGCATAACCGAAGCCTCCAAAGTCATTCCCCTGAACAACGATACAACCAAGGATCTGATGGTCCGCCTGGCCACAGATCTGGAGAATGAATGGAAGACCGTCAGCGCCTCGGCTGCGGATGGACTGGCACAGCCAACCTCGATGTCCATGAAATCATTTTTCCCCAGTTTCCATATGCTTGGAGCTGGACTTCATGCCTACAGGGCCTAA
- a CDS encoding glutathione peroxidase: MTVYDYKVNTLRGQEVEMSDYRDKVLLIVNTASSCGLTPQFKGLQELQDKFQDAPFEVLGFPSNQFAQEKGSSDDIAEFCQMNYGVSFPMFEKIDVNGSSAHPLFQHLSTEAPGLLGSKAIKWNFTKFLVDQNGQVIKRYAPKTTPDKIEEDIKNLLQK, encoded by the coding sequence ATGACAGTCTACGATTACAAAGTGAATACCCTTCGCGGTCAAGAAGTTGAAATGTCCGACTACCGTGACAAAGTGCTCCTGATTGTGAATACGGCAAGCTCATGCGGACTTACCCCTCAATTCAAAGGTCTGCAAGAATTGCAAGACAAGTTCCAGGATGCGCCATTTGAAGTCCTTGGTTTCCCAAGCAACCAGTTTGCACAGGAAAAAGGATCTTCCGACGATATTGCCGAGTTCTGTCAGATGAATTATGGCGTGAGCTTCCCCATGTTTGAGAAAATTGATGTGAACGGCTCAAGCGCTCACCCTCTTTTCCAACACCTTAGCACAGAAGCTCCTGGCCTGCTCGGCTCCAAAGCAATCAAATGGAATTTCACCAAATTCCTCGTGGATCAGAACGGACAGGTCATTAAACGTTATGCTCCCAAAACAACACCGGACAAGATTGAAGAAGATATCAAGAATTTGCTGCAAAAATAA
- a CDS encoding HAD family hydrolase, which translates to MPDVGGLKWLFFDVGDTLVDEWEPVDDIIGQFVREACALGYPVTIEAVRELFANCYRKYEQWPMRVAIRTFVEDEGHQKQIQDKLKFQKDLERPFPSADSVLQQLSRHYHIGIIANQSPGTEERLESYGLRKYVDVLACSAEEGVSKPDPELYAVALKQAGCAPEEAVMVGDRIDNDIIPARKLGMRTIRIMQGYGRFQPELSDDQRADWTVDSLDQLLPLLMPNQD; encoded by the coding sequence GTGCCGGATGTGGGTGGATTAAAGTGGTTGTTTTTTGATGTTGGAGATACACTGGTGGATGAATGGGAGCCGGTTGATGATATTATCGGACAGTTCGTCCGTGAAGCTTGTGCTTTGGGGTATCCGGTGACAATTGAGGCGGTACGCGAACTGTTCGCGAACTGTTACCGAAAATATGAGCAATGGCCTATGAGAGTGGCGATTCGCACATTTGTTGAAGACGAGGGGCATCAGAAACAGATTCAGGACAAGCTGAAGTTTCAAAAAGATCTTGAACGTCCTTTTCCTTCAGCGGATTCTGTTCTTCAGCAGTTGTCACGGCATTATCACATTGGCATTATTGCCAATCAGAGTCCTGGAACGGAAGAGAGACTGGAAAGCTACGGACTGCGGAAGTATGTTGATGTTCTGGCCTGCTCGGCTGAAGAAGGGGTGTCCAAGCCAGATCCCGAGTTATACGCTGTGGCCCTGAAACAGGCAGGCTGCGCGCCAGAGGAAGCCGTCATGGTCGGGGATCGGATCGATAATGACATTATTCCTGCTCGGAAGCTGGGCATGCGTACGATTCGAATTATGCAGGGTTACGGAAGATTCCAGCCAGAACTATCGGATGACCAACGTGCGGATTGGACTGTTGATTCATTGGATCAACTTCTGCCGTTACTGATGCCAAATCAGGATTAG
- a CDS encoding Nramp family divalent metal transporter — MTPSLGEAHSSMKVPQNAAWWKKFLAFVGPGYLVAVGYMDPGNWATDIAGGSQFGYTLLSVILLSNLMAVVLQSLAGKLGIVTGRDLAQACRERFSMPVVMMLWILCELAIAATDLAEVIGSAIALKLLFNIPMLYGVIITAVDVLLILVLQNKGFRALETLVIVLMATIALCFGIDLFLAKPDMGGVLHGFVPNVEILQNPAMLYIAIGIIGATVMPHNLYLHSSIVQTRQIEQTPQGKKEAIRYSTMDSTIALTLALFINAAILIVSAAVFHSAGMTQVAEIADAYHLLTPLLGTTVASILFGVALLASGQNSTLTGTLAGQIVMEGFLNIRIPAWLRRLVTRLIAIIPAVIVTAIAGEHGTEELLILSQVVLSLQLPFAVIPLVMFTSDKKSMGAFANKLWLKIISWVIAAIIVVLNVYLIIQTIRLF; from the coding sequence ATGACCCCTTCCCTTGGAGAAGCACATAGTTCCATGAAAGTTCCGCAGAATGCTGCATGGTGGAAGAAATTTCTCGCCTTTGTAGGCCCAGGATACCTCGTTGCCGTAGGTTACATGGACCCCGGTAACTGGGCAACAGATATCGCAGGTGGCTCGCAGTTCGGGTATACCTTGTTATCCGTCATCCTGCTCTCGAACCTGATGGCCGTTGTACTTCAATCGTTAGCCGGAAAGCTTGGAATCGTCACTGGACGGGATCTGGCCCAAGCCTGTCGCGAACGCTTCAGCATGCCTGTTGTCATGATGTTATGGATACTGTGTGAGCTTGCCATTGCAGCTACTGATCTGGCTGAGGTCATAGGTTCTGCCATCGCGTTAAAGCTGTTATTTAACATCCCCATGTTATACGGCGTTATCATCACCGCAGTTGATGTACTCCTGATTCTTGTGCTGCAAAACAAAGGCTTCCGCGCTTTGGAAACACTTGTCATTGTGCTGATGGCGACCATTGCCCTCTGCTTCGGGATTGACCTGTTCCTGGCAAAACCGGATATGGGCGGTGTTCTCCATGGTTTTGTACCAAATGTTGAGATTCTACAAAACCCGGCTATGCTCTATATCGCCATCGGTATTATAGGGGCAACCGTGATGCCGCATAATCTGTACCTGCATTCTTCCATTGTGCAGACCCGTCAGATCGAACAGACACCACAGGGTAAAAAAGAAGCTATTCGGTACTCGACCATGGACTCGACAATCGCACTGACACTTGCCCTGTTCATTAATGCAGCCATCCTGATTGTATCTGCTGCTGTATTCCACAGTGCTGGTATGACGCAGGTTGCCGAGATCGCAGATGCCTACCATCTGCTGACACCTCTATTGGGTACTACGGTTGCAAGTATTCTGTTCGGTGTGGCGCTGTTAGCATCAGGTCAGAACTCTACCCTTACAGGTACACTCGCTGGGCAGATCGTTATGGAAGGTTTCCTGAACATTCGAATTCCGGCTTGGCTGCGCAGACTGGTCACACGTCTGATCGCCATCATCCCGGCGGTAATTGTTACAGCGATTGCAGGAGAACACGGCACAGAAGAACTGCTCATTTTGAGCCAGGTCGTGCTGTCGCTTCAATTGCCCTTTGCTGTAATTCCCCTGGTGATGTTCACGAGTGATAAAAAAAGCATGGGTGCATTCGCCAACAAATTGTGGCTCAAAATCATCTCATGGGTCATTGCCGCGATTATCGTTGTGCTGAATGTATATCTGATCATTCAGACGATCCGCTTGTTCTAA
- a CDS encoding organic hydroperoxide resistance protein, whose product MEALYTAVATVKGGRTGSVTSSDGVLKHDLKMPKELGGSGGEGTNPEQLFAAGYGACYESALANVARKAGVKLENVVVTSNVSIGKDPADDGFQLSVRLDVSMPGVDHSQAEDLARKAHDFCPYSKATRGNIDVVLNVV is encoded by the coding sequence ATGGAAGCTTTATATACAGCAGTAGCGACAGTTAAAGGTGGACGTACAGGTTCAGTAACTTCTTCGGATGGCGTGCTCAAACATGATTTGAAAATGCCGAAAGAGCTTGGAGGTTCCGGTGGTGAAGGTACCAACCCTGAACAGCTCTTCGCAGCTGGATATGGAGCATGTTATGAGAGTGCCCTTGCCAATGTTGCTCGTAAAGCAGGTGTGAAATTGGAGAATGTGGTCGTTACAAGTAACGTATCCATTGGTAAAGACCCTGCGGATGACGGTTTTCAATTATCTGTTCGCCTGGACGTGAGTATGCCTGGTGTGGATCACAGTCAAGCAGAAGATCTGGCCCGCAAGGCACATGATTTCTGTCCATATTCCAAAGCAACACGCGGCAACATTGATGTTGTATTAAACGTAGTTTAA
- a CDS encoding zinc ribbon domain-containing protein, with the protein MSIEEMIERRFVCTKCRGTDCNIKEVSMSGAGLSKMFDIQHNHYLFVACASCGYVEVFDPDVLKGKKQGQVGTILDILFGG; encoded by the coding sequence ATGAGTATTGAAGAGATGATCGAGCGGCGATTTGTGTGTACGAAATGCAGAGGCACGGATTGTAACATTAAGGAAGTTTCCATGTCAGGAGCAGGCCTGAGCAAGATGTTCGATATACAGCATAACCACTACCTGTTCGTGGCTTGTGCTTCCTGCGGGTATGTTGAAGTATTTGATCCGGATGTCTTGAAAGGGAAAAAACAGGGGCAGGTAGGGACTATTCTGGATATTCTGTTTGGCGGATAG
- a CDS encoding thiol-disulfide oxidoreductase DCC family protein, with amino-acid sequence MTANQTDVHQGHPIVLVDGVCHFCQGLTKWIIKRDPEGKYHFASLQSDVAKELLKKGNLSTDSMDTFVLIENGKYYTRSTAALRLAKGLKFPYPLLYVFIIVPKFIRNAVYNWVARNRYRWFGKDEACMLPTPEIKDRFL; translated from the coding sequence ATGACAGCAAATCAAACGGATGTGCATCAGGGACATCCCATCGTACTGGTGGATGGCGTCTGTCACTTCTGCCAGGGCTTAACCAAATGGATTATTAAGCGTGACCCGGAAGGGAAATATCATTTTGCATCGCTTCAATCGGATGTAGCCAAGGAACTGCTGAAGAAAGGCAATTTGTCGACAGACAGTATGGACACCTTTGTTCTGATTGAAAATGGAAAATACTATACACGTTCAACCGCCGCACTGCGATTGGCTAAAGGTCTGAAGTTTCCTTATCCGTTGTTATATGTGTTCATTATTGTGCCGAAATTTATTCGTAATGCAGTCTATAACTGGGTTGCTCGCAACCGTTATCGCTGGTTTGGCAAGGATGAAGCGTGCATGTTGCCTACACCGGAGATCAAAGATCGATTTTTATGA
- a CDS encoding DUF6612 family protein has translation MKKWTTLFIGALLAVSLAACSNDTDNTATPPATNNETSNEGNTPAEQETKIPTLDELITKTNAATKEMKSFTTEANIDQNLKLDAGEQSQDQQVKTSLKMDIIKDPMMIYQEMKMEMSGQEAQNVKQYITSDKIYSQVGDQWVAIPEAQTKELIEQMKASMNPEGELEQFKKIEEDTEVTEEGDNYVINADVSGDNVKELAKAVMEQNGSDAQMQAMLDQMNITSMKMKYMINKETYLPASTDVTMVMEMEQNGQKMTMDMKMNSTFSNHDQVEEIKIPQEALDSAK, from the coding sequence TTGAAGAAGTGGACTACATTATTTATCGGGGCATTATTAGCAGTGAGCTTGGCAGCATGCAGTAACGATACAGATAATACGGCAACGCCGCCAGCGACTAACAACGAAACATCTAACGAGGGTAATACACCTGCAGAGCAGGAAACAAAGATCCCTACCTTGGACGAATTGATTACCAAAACCAATGCAGCAACCAAAGAAATGAAAAGCTTCACAACTGAAGCAAACATTGATCAGAATCTGAAACTGGATGCTGGTGAACAGTCCCAGGATCAACAGGTTAAAACATCGCTCAAGATGGATATTATCAAAGATCCAATGATGATCTATCAAGAGATGAAAATGGAAATGTCGGGACAGGAAGCTCAGAACGTGAAGCAGTATATCACATCGGATAAAATCTACTCTCAAGTTGGGGATCAATGGGTTGCGATTCCTGAAGCTCAAACCAAGGAACTGATTGAGCAGATGAAAGCAAGCATGAACCCGGAAGGTGAATTGGAGCAATTCAAAAAGATTGAAGAAGATACTGAAGTGACCGAAGAAGGCGACAATTATGTGATTAACGCTGACGTATCCGGTGATAACGTGAAGGAACTGGCCAAAGCCGTGATGGAGCAAAACGGATCGGATGCCCAGATGCAAGCCATGCTTGATCAGATGAATATCACCAGCATGAAGATGAAATACATGATCAACAAAGAAACCTACCTGCCTGCAAGTACGGACGTAACCATGGTCATGGAGATGGAACAGAATGGACAGAAAATGACGATGGACATGAAGATGAACAGTACATTTTCTAACCACGATCAAGTGGAAGAGATCAAGATTCCACAAGAAGCATTGGATAGCGCTAAATAA
- a CDS encoding VOC family protein has product MIEYAHIHHVSLAVRDLEIAKKFYSGLLGMQEIERPAFRSTGTWYAIGSQQLHLLQHPEGHTLREAGIDTTDGHFAIWVTSYSGTIAWLEQQGIVYEARPDSVAGFAQIFVLDPDRNIIEFDSPYNS; this is encoded by the coding sequence ATGATTGAATATGCACACATCCACCATGTTAGTCTGGCTGTACGTGATCTGGAAATCGCGAAGAAGTTCTACTCGGGGTTACTAGGCATGCAGGAGATTGAACGTCCAGCCTTCCGCTCCACGGGTACATGGTACGCTATCGGCAGCCAGCAGCTTCATCTGCTTCAGCACCCGGAGGGTCACACGTTACGTGAGGCTGGGATTGATACTACAGACGGTCACTTTGCGATCTGGGTCACCAGTTATTCAGGGACTATAGCCTGGCTGGAGCAGCAGGGAATTGTGTATGAAGCGAGACCTGACAGCGTGGCTGGATTCGCGCAGATTTTTGTACTTGATCCGGACCGTAACATTATTGAGTTCGATTCACCGTATAACTCTTAA